The window CAACTTTATCTTGCAGGTTCATGGGATGGTTCTTTCAAGGTGTTGGTGGCGGCACTGGCGTGCCGGGAAGTGAGGAAATCGTAAATGGCGGGGCTTTGGCCGGCCGGCGGCAAGGCCATGATCTGCGGATGCGACAGCGTCAGCGCCGCGTCATCGTAGCCCGAGCGCCAGTGTTCGTTCATGGTGCGGCGCGAAAATTCGAAGTCTTTCGACTGGCCTTCGTAGTTGGGCGAGCGGTACACCAGCTGGACGATGTTATACACCGCCTCGTCGGACGCCTCGGCCAGCAGGCGCGCCTGCGGCGTGGCGGCCAGCGCGGCCGGCATCTGGGCCAGCAATTCGTTGAAGGCGGTGCGCAGCTCGGCCATTTTGCGGAACTTGTCGGTGGCGGCGCGCGTGCGGCTGGAAAACTGCACTTCCTTCATGCGTACCGCCACCTCGGTCAAGTCGCGCGGTAACTCGCCGCTGGCGCTCCACAGGTCGACCTGCAGCACCAGGGTGTCCAGGCCCGAGTGCGCCGACAGCACCCAGTCGAGCGGGGTGTTCGAGACCAGCCCGCCATCCCAGTAATGTTCGCCATCGATCTCGACCGCGTCGAAGCCGGGCGGCAGGGCGCCGCTGGCCATGATGTGCCTGGCGGCGATGGTGTCGATCGCGTTGTCGAAGTAGGCGAAGTTACCGGTGCGTACGTTCACGGCGCCGACGCTCAGGCGCATCTCGCCGCTGTTGATGCGGTCGAAGTCGACCAGATTGTTCAGCGTACCTTCGAGCATCGAGGTGTCGTAGTAGCTGGTGGCGCCGCGGTTGGCCAGCGGCAGGTATGGCGGCGGCATGCGCGGCTTGAAGAAGCCCGGCACGCCATGCGAAAGCACGCGCCCGGCCGCCATCTGGTTGGCCCAGCCGCGCAAGGCGTCGCCGGTGAGCAGTCCGGTCCAGTAATCGCTGGTGCCGCCGTCGCCGGCGTTGCTGACCGTTTCCCAAAAGCTGCGCAGCTTGGCGACCCGGTCCTCGCGCGGGTTGCCGGCAATGATGGCGCTGTTGATCGCGCCGATCGAGATCCCCGCCACCCAGGTCGGTTCGATGCCCGCTTCGAGCAGGCGTTCATAGACGCCGGCCTGGTAGGCGCCGAGCGCGCCGCCGCCCTGCAGCAGCAGGGCGATGCTGCCGAAAGCGGTGGCGCACGGACGCGCCGTTTCGGGCGGGGCGGTGGCGCGGTTGTGTGTGGATCCGTCACGCATGTTCGGGCACCGGTACGTCGAAACCATTGAGCGTGGTCGATACCATGGAATAGAGTCCGACCAGGTAAATCAGTTCATTCGTGCCTTTCTGGCCGAAGGTGGCCAGCGCCAGGCGGTAGATCGGCTCGGGCAGCAAGCCGCCGCGGCACAGCGCGTAGGCAAGGTCGTAGGCGACGCTTTCTTCCTTGTTCAGGTCGGACGGTTTGAGGTCGGCCACCAGGGTTGCCAGGCGTTCGAGCGGCATGCCTTCGGCTTCGGCCACGGCGATGTGAGCGTACAGCTCGTAGGCGGCGTCGAAGCGGGCGCCGACCACCAGGATGGCGATCTGGCGCACGTTCTCAGGGAGCACGGCGTTGGCGGTCATCGCCAGGGTCAGGTTCCAGATCGCCTTGCCGATGGCGGGCTCGTGCAGCCACGGGTTCCACGGCCCCATCAGCGCGCCATCCTCGCGCTGTGAGACGAAGGCGTTGAAGTTCGAGGCGATGCCTTTACGCATGTCGTCGTACAGCGGCTGCTGTTCGGGCGTGAGGTCGGAAGGGGCGATGAGGGGCAGGCGCATGGGGGCTTTCTGGCGTGGTTGGCAAGGGGGAAGCCGAACCGGTCGATGCTTGGTGGGGCGCTGGCCGGCGGCAGGTGGATCGTTTCAGTTCGTTGCCAGAGAATACAGGCGCTTACTTAGGTGAAAATTGATTCGATGCATCCTGCGGTTGAAATTTCCGGCTCAAGTTTGCCTTGAGTTGAAATGGCACCATGAAATTCGCTTGACATGAGAGCTAAGCGATGGGTAATGTATTCGCTATTCGCGAATGTGAAATGGATGGGAGTAGGGATATGCTCAAGAGTCAAGATATTTTAATCTCGTTAAAGTTATGTAGTCTGCACCTCTACGTGGAACGACGAAAGCAGGACCATGCCCCGGCCCCGGCCGCGCTCTTGAGCGCATGGGCTGGATGGGAGGCAGATCCTATTGAGACTGCACAATACGAAATGCGATTCGATCCCGCTGGGCATACTCTATTGGAGTGGACGTACGCGACGCTTTCCAAGCGTGTCGGGCTCAGCGCTTCAGAATGCAATCAGGCAGTTCGACGCGCTTTATACTGCGGTCTCTTGCGTAAGCCAAGAAACGGTATCCGCCCGGTGCCGTCCAGTAAGGCCCTTAAAGAGTTTTTAGTCCACGGACTTAAATATGTCTTCCCGGGACAAGAAGGCATTTTGGCACGGGGGATTCCCACCGGTTTCGCTGCACCTGTACTCGCGTCAAAACTTATCAGCGCAGGTGAGCATATTTACGTCTGGCCTGACGCGCGCGGTAATGCAACGGGGCTTACTTTAGAACCCATCCACAAAGCAGTTCCCTTCGCAGTACGATACGATCCTATTTTATACGAACTGATTGCACTGGTCGACGCCATTCGATTTGGCAAGCTTCGAGAAGTAAAGATTGCAACGGATGAGTTAACGGGAGCATTAGGTAACATATGAATACGAATGAGCGACTCATTTGGATGTTGGAGTGCTGTGGTCTAATTTGCCCGGACACCTCAATAGGTGGAAAATCCACCATCTGAGGAGTAATACATGGCAACAAGAAAACGGAAGACATTCGATCCCAGCCTGAAGCTGGAAGTGGTTCGAATGATCAAAGAGCAGGGACAGAGCATTCAGAACGTCAGCGAGAGCATGAGCATCGGCCAGACCGCGATTCGCCGCTGGCTGACCCAGTACGGTGCTGAGCAGAGCGGCCAGCCGGGCATCGGCAAGCCACTCACTGCCGAGCAGCAGAGGATCCGGCAATTGGAGGCGGAAAATCTGCAGCTGAGACAGGATGTGACTATCTTAAAAAAGGCCTCGGCCTTCTTTGCCCGCGAAATGAAATGATGCATCAGCTCATTGTTCAACTGCAAAAGGAGGCCATTCCGGTTCAGAGCAGCTGCCGCATCCTCGACGTCAGCCGGTCCGGTTTTTACGCGTCGCAGCGCCGCTCCATCAAGCCAGTTGTCTGCAAGGAAACCGTGCACCTGAAGGCTTTGTTCATGGCAAGCCATCAGAGCTACGGCAGCCGTCGGTTGGTCACGGCCATGGCTGGCGAAGGCTTCCAAATCGGGCGCTACAAGGTGCGCAGTTTGATGCGTAAGGCGGCCTTGAAGCCCGTCTGGAAGCGAAAATTCGTTCACACGACAGACAGCAAGCACGACTTGCCTATTGCCGCCAATGTGCTCAATCGGCAGTTCAATCCAACGGCCCCAAATCTGGCATACGTCAGCGATATCACGTACATTCGCACCGGCGCAGGATGGTTGTACCTGGCCACAGTCCTGGACTTGTACGCGCGCAAGGTGGTCGGCTGGGCCATGGCACCGAGCATGCCTGCTAAGCTGGTCTGCGACGCATTGAACATGGCCATTCAACAGCGGCAACCGGCACCGGGACTCGTCGTCCATTCGGACCGAGGCAGCCAGTACGCGAGCGAGCTTTACCAGGATCTGCTGGCAGAACACGGCTTCGTTTGCAGCATGAGTCGTAAGGGAAATTGTTGGGACAACGCCGTTGCAGAGCGCTTCTTCTTGAACCTCAAGATGGAGCGTGTCTGGCAGCGCCAATATGCCAATCATGCCGAGGCCAAGGCCGACATCACCGACTACATCGTCGGCTTTTACAACTGCAAACGCATCAATTCAGCATTGGGCAATCTGTCGCCCGCCGTCTACGAACGGAAAATGGCAGTACGCGAACCTATCGTTGTGTCCGAAATAACTTGACCACAGCAGAGCAGACAGCTGAGGCCTTGGGGCCCGCTCTGTTGGAAACCTCTGCGTTCGTAGGCGGATGCGTGGTAGGGCTACTTATCACTGATGAATTTACAAAGGAACAAGTACGGGCGACCGATGATGTAGACCTTATTGTTGATGTGATGAACTATGCCGCCTATGCGAAGCTATCTGGGGAACTTCAAAAACGCGGCTTTAAGGTGTCGATACAGGATGACATTCAGTGCCGCTGGCGGCTTGGTGAATTGATCGTGGACGTAATGCCGACCGATGAGAAGATTTTGGGCTACAGTAATCGCTGGTACGCTCCGGCAATTGAGTCTGCAATTTGGTTCGAACTTCCGAGTACTCATAGAATTCGCGTAGTTAATGCGCCATATTTTGTGGCCACGAAAATTGAGGCGTTTAAAGGCCGTGGTAACAATGATTTCTTCACAAGCCGAGACATCGAAGACATCATCACTCTTGTTGATGGCAGAGAAACATTGCTAGAAGAGATTGCTGCAATTGGCGGTTGTTTTGAAAAATATGTGAGCTCATCGATACAGGAATTTCTCCGGGAAAATGACTTTGAGTATGCGGTAGACTCGGCGGTGAGAAGTGATACGGGTCGGTCAACCGTAATTTTTGATCGGTTTGAATCGCTGGCGAGGAAATAAGAAAAGGTATGACTTTTCATTGGAATTGGCGCAGTAATATTGGAATAGAACGCCACGAAAATCAAGATTGCGCAGGTATCGCGTTGGGAGAGGACTATCTGTTTGCTGTTATTGCAGATGGAGTGTTTTCAAGACCAAGAAGCGGAGATCTGGCACGAGCACTGGTTACAGTGCTGGTGGACCGAGCATTCGGCCTACGTTATCAACCCGACAGTTCCGACGTTGAGCAATGGGTTGAGGATGCATATCACCGTCTACGCGATGTACGAGCACCCAGGTCGGCAGCCTCCTTCTTGGCCGCCGTTTTTTCGCCTCAGAAGCTCCTCTTTGCGGTCCATGCAGGTGATTGCCGGGCCGGTATTCAAGACAAGGAGTCTCGGATTGAATGGAAGACCCCCGTGCACTGTCTTGCAACAGCCCTCGAGCCTTTGTCGGAGGAAGAACTCCGCATCCATGAAGCTAGAAATCAGCTCACGCGCACTTTCCGTACAAAAGGTTCTTGCGATCCACAAGTAACAGAATTGGGCGACGAATATTCACACGGTGCCGCTTTGGTTACTGACGGATTCTGGGCAGGATTGCCGACGTCGATGCAGTCAGATTTTTTTTGCATAGATTGGATGCCGGACTTGAATTTTGATGACGACGTAAGTCGACTGGCAATACGATGGGAAGAGGCGAGCCCTGCGAGGACGGGCTGCGCCGATAACTTCTACGTTAGAGTAAGAGCCGTTTAATCAACGAGCGAACCGGCCATACCAAAAGCTTGCTTTAGAAGCACATAAAAAAGGGATACATGGCTGAACATGTATCCCTTCATTTTGCTGCTCAATTCTGGTGCCGACTGCCGGTTTCGAACTGGCCACCTGATGATTACAAATCAACTGCTCTACCAAATGAGCTAAGTCGGCGAAACTTTTACAGCCCGGATTATACGCTATTTGATGCGCGTGAGCGTCGGACGGCCGCCTTTTTTAGGCGGATCGTTGTTGTCGTCCGGCGACGGCGCGGTGGCCGGCACGCCCGTCGGCGCATTCTCCGACCCCGTGTCCGGCACGCTCGAGAGCGCCGCAGCGGGCGCCTTACCGGACGCCTTGGCCAGCGACGGCACGCTCGACAGCGGACTGTCGGTCGGCTGGCCAGCCGCGTTCTCGGACGCCGTGCTGTTCACCTCGAACGCCATCCCCTGGCCGTTCTCGTTCGCGTAAATCGCCAGCACATTTTGCACCGGGACGTAAATCTCGCGCGAGACGCCGCCGAAGCGGGCATGGAACTGGATCGCTTCATTGTCCATCTTCAGGCCCGAGGTGGCGCCGAAGCTGATATTGAGCACGATTTCGCCTTTTTTGACGTATTCCATCGGCACCGTGGTAGCGGCATCGACCTTCACGGCGAGGTAGGGCGTAAAGCCGCTGTCGGTACACCACTCGTAAATGGCGCGCAGCATGTAGGGCTTGGTTGAGATGTCGGGCATGTTCTGATAATGGTGTGATACGACGTGTACACGCCAGTCTACTGCGATTCGCCCGAAGGCGTTGGGACTGGCGTGTAACGAAAGTGGCGAAGGGCAGCCGCCGATCAGCGGCGCATGACTTTCTCGGACGGGGTCAGCGCTTCGATGTAGGCCGGACGCGAGAAGATGCGCTCGGCGTACTTCATCAGCGGTGCAGCCGTCTTCGACAGTTCGATCCCGTAGTGATCCAGGCGCCACAGCAGCGGAGCGACGGCCACGTCGAGCATCGAGAACTCGTCGCCGAGCATGTACTTGTTCTTCAGGAACAGCGGCGCGAGCGTGGTCAGACGGTCGCGGATTTCCGCGCGCGCCTTGTCGTGGCTCTTGTCGTTGGCCTTGGCGCGCTCGCTCTCGAGCACGTGCACATGGACGAACAGTTCTTTCTCGAAATTGAACAGCATCAGGCGGGCGCGCGCGCGCATCAGCGGATCGGCCGGCATCAGTTGCGGATGCGGGAAGCGCTCGTCGATGTATTCGTTGATGATGTTCGATTCGTACAGGATCAGTTCGCGCTCGACCAGGATCGGTACCTGGCCGTACGGATTCATCGTCGAGATGTCTTCTGGCTTGTTGAACAGATCCACATCGCGCACTTCGAAGTCCATGCCTTTTTCAAACAGGACCAGGCGGCAGCGTTGGGAGAATGGGCACGTGGTGCCGGAGTAGAGAACCATCATTTTTATAGTTCCT of the Massilia violaceinigra genome contains:
- a CDS encoding glutathione S-transferase N-terminal domain-containing protein, which gives rise to MMVLYSGTTCPFSQRCRLVLFEKGMDFEVRDVDLFNKPEDISTMNPYGQVPILVERELILYESNIINEYIDERFPHPQLMPADPLMRARARLMLFNFEKELFVHVHVLESERAKANDKSHDKARAEIRDRLTTLAPLFLKNKYMLGDEFSMLDVAVAPLLWRLDHYGIELSKTAAPLMKYAERIFSRPAYIEALTPSEKVMRR
- a CDS encoding IS3 family transposase (programmed frameshift); this translates as MATRKRKTFDPSLKLEVVRMIKEQGQSIQNVSESMSIGQTAIRRWLTQYGAEQSGQPGIGKPLTAEQQRIRQLEAENLQLRQDGDYLKKGLGLLCPRNEMMHQLIVQLQKEAIPVQSSCRILDVSRSGFYASQRRSIKPVVCKETVHLKALFMASHQSYGSRRLVTAMAGEGFQIGRYKVRSLMRKAALKPVWKRKFVHTTDSKHDLPIAANVLNRQFNPTAPNLAYVSDITYIRTGAGWLYLATVLDLYARKVVGWAMAPSMPAKLVCDALNMAIQQRQPAPGLVVHSDRGSQYASELYQDLLAEHGFVCSMSRKGNCWDNAVAERFFLNLKMERVWQRQYANHAEAKADITDYIVGFYNCKRINSALGNLSPAVYERKMAVREPIVVSEIT
- a CDS encoding ClpXP protease specificity-enhancing factor, which codes for MPDISTKPYMLRAIYEWCTDSGFTPYLAVKVDAATTVPMEYVKKGEIVLNISFGATSGLKMDNEAIQFHARFGGVSREIYVPVQNVLAIYANENGQGMAFEVNSTASENAAGQPTDSPLSSVPSLAKASGKAPAAALSSVPDTGSENAPTGVPATAPSPDDNNDPPKKGGRPTLTRIK
- a CDS encoding PP2C family protein-serine/threonine phosphatase is translated as MTFHWNWRSNIGIERHENQDCAGIALGEDYLFAVIADGVFSRPRSGDLARALVTVLVDRAFGLRYQPDSSDVEQWVEDAYHRLRDVRAPRSAASFLAAVFSPQKLLFAVHAGDCRAGIQDKESRIEWKTPVHCLATALEPLSEEELRIHEARNQLTRTFRTKGSCDPQVTELGDEYSHGAALVTDGFWAGLPTSMQSDFFCIDWMPDLNFDDDVSRLAIRWEEASPARTGCADNFYVRVRAV
- a CDS encoding patatin-like phospholipase family protein produces the protein MRDGSTHNRATAPPETARPCATAFGSIALLLQGGGALGAYQAGVYERLLEAGIEPTWVAGISIGAINSAIIAGNPREDRVAKLRSFWETVSNAGDGGTSDYWTGLLTGDALRGWANQMAAGRVLSHGVPGFFKPRMPPPYLPLANRGATSYYDTSMLEGTLNNLVDFDRINSGEMRLSVGAVNVRTGNFAYFDNAIDTIAARHIMASGALPPGFDAVEIDGEHYWDGGLVSNTPLDWVLSAHSGLDTLVLQVDLWSASGELPRDLTEVAVRMKEVQFSSRTRAATDKFRKMAELRTAFNELLAQMPAALAATPQARLLAEASDEAVYNIVQLVYRSPNYEGQSKDFEFSRRTMNEHWRSGYDDAALTLSHPQIMALPPAGQSPAIYDFLTSRHASAATNTLKEPSHEPAR
- a CDS encoding carboxymuconolactone decarboxylase family protein → MRLPLIAPSDLTPEQQPLYDDMRKGIASNFNAFVSQREDGALMGPWNPWLHEPAIGKAIWNLTLAMTANAVLPENVRQIAILVVGARFDAAYELYAHIAVAEAEGMPLERLATLVADLKPSDLNKEESVAYDLAYALCRGGLLPEPIYRLALATFGQKGTNELIYLVGLYSMVSTTLNGFDVPVPEHA